The following are encoded together in the Triticum dicoccoides isolate Atlit2015 ecotype Zavitan chromosome 6B, WEW_v2.0, whole genome shotgun sequence genome:
- the LOC119322211 gene encoding probable carbohydrate esterase At4g34215: protein MLRAHGDHKHRGFLSRAHQMDLCFRPRWELQVGLASGLGQYTKVVREAQKGLKLQNVRFVDAMGLPFQDGHLHLNTQAQVQLGHMLAQSYLTYAQVAVGLTGPEFVV, encoded by the exons ATGCTGCGTGCTCACGGCGACCACAAGCATC GGGGCTTCTTGTCAAGAGCACACCAAATGGATCTCTGCTTCCGGCCGCGGTGGGAACTCCAG GTTGGGCTGGCATCCGGGCTTGGGCAGTATACCAAAGTCGTAAGGGAAGCTCAGAAGGGATTAAAACTTCAGAACGTGAGGTTTGTCGACGCAATGGGGTTGCCATTCCAAGATGGCCATTTGCATCTTAACACCCAGGCTCAGGTCCAGCTGGGACATATGCTGGCTCAGTCCTATTTGACTTATG CACAGGTAGCAGTGGGACTGACTGGGCCTGAATTTGTT GTCTGA